The window GGTCAGCAGTTGTTAGCAAAGGATGACGTGTCAAAAATGACTTTGTAAAGTGgtaaaaaaaataacaacttGGGTTAGCTTTGGAATGTATCACTTATCTGGAAGGAGAAGCAATTGTTCCTGGCCGAGTTTGAGCTGCAAATTACATGTTTCAAGAGAACTGCCAGTAGTCTGGCATCTCTGAACCCAGCTCCTATCTCCAGACCCTTCATTTTTTTATTGTTTCCCTTCTTTATGTGTACATTGCTTTGTCAAACATTGCTGCTGAAGTGGGACATTAATAAACAAAGGCATAAGCAGTATTAAGGCAACTATGTGTGCAGCCCTTTCTTCCTCTTGAAGCCTTTTAAATCCccatagcccaggagagcctgatctcgtcagatctgagaagctaagcagggttggccttggttagtaattggatgggagacctccagtgaagaccagggttgcagaggcaggcaatggcaacccacctctgttagtctcttgccatgaagaccccTGCAGGAGTCGCCATaggccagctatgacttgagggcactcttcaccaccaccaccaggaataCCTGGCACTGGTACAAAATTTTAGCTTAATCTCAGCAATAAGGAAGTAGAGATGGCTGGGCCTACGAGGTAGCTGCTTTTAAGAGCATATGAGCCACATCAGGACCACCTTAaaacagcagcagggccacacCCTCAGCCCTCAGTCGCACAAGTGGCTAAGGCTGGCTTTGCAAACATAGTCAACCCAACAAATCTCCAAGAGACCTCTGCTACTGCTCAGGAGATGATTTTGTGTAGCCCTCTGATATAACTGAGTCATAACTCTTCATCCTAAGGTACTAAATACCAGCACTCAACACGCAATGACAGATGTGAATGCATCTTCAGCAGAAAGCAAATCttatcacaaaatagtaaagattccagtcgcacctttaagactaatcaactttattgtatcataagctttcgagaaccacagcctcctttgtcagatgcatctgaagagagctgtggttttcgaaagcttacgctacagaaaagttggttagtcttaaaggtgctactggactctttgctaatttgcaactacagactaacacgtctaactcctctggatcctaatCTTATCACACTAGCTTCTCCTAAAATTCACTCCGCTGCTTTGTGAGGACATCAAGACAGGGTGAGACCCACTGTGGTGTAACGGTCAGTGCCAGCCCaggacctgggagacctgggcttgcatccccgctctgccatggaagcttgccgattgaccttgagccagtcacacgcgCTCAGCTTAAAGAGCTGGGAGAATAAaaggggtccccactggggagaaagaccgGATATAAaagaagtatataaataaaaaggtCCACTTTGCTTGTACAGTAACTGCAAGTACTGTGAATGAGGATTACATCCTCTCCCGGGAGAAACATTTATAGCAGTTGTTTCCTGTGAATGGATAAAGTGCAGTCAGAGACGGCCTGCAAAGAATTACTGCACAAATACAAACATTGGAGGGACCTCTGGAAAGCCCCAGCAATGTCTATAATTCATCAGCCTTCCTTTTTGGAAAACAAAGAAACGATCCTGAGGAGAGGCACGCTGCAATCTCTGCAACTCCATTTACCTTGGTTTATATCAATACAATATAGATTTATAGTCTTATTTTTGTGGCTTCTTTTCCAAATCCAGTTTCTGCACCGGATGACTTTTTGTCTTATTTATAACTCCTACAAAGGCTCATAGGTTCTGCCATAAAGGCAGATGGCTAAAACCCCAATTCAAGGCATATTTACTGATTTAGTCCCAAGAAAATGTGTACAGGATTGCAGTCCAGAAGACCAAGTAACTGAAGCAACTTAGGAAGGCTGTTTAAACATCAACCAACGTCTTCTTGCACCACCGTCTGAGCACCCATAGTTAAATGACTAATTGGATGGCACATAAATGTAGGGCATCTATTCCTGAGAACACGCAGCATACAGGCCTCAATGGGCAAGTGCAAAAACAAGAACGCCGCCCTGACATGCAAGGGCATTGGAAGTTATCATAGTCGTAGAAAAGAAAATTCTTACCATCCTACGAATTGCTCCGCAAATTGCGTATGTTTTGCACTGGCCGTTAACTCTGCCTGTGACCTTATCAACCTGAAATTGGAACAAGTTGACAACGTCAAAAAGTGTAACACGGTGAGCTTATTTTTCTCCTTGTGTTTGTTAACAGAAATCCCATGGGATGAAAGTAATTACAGCTACAGAGATTTGGAAAACGCAGAACGCACAGAAGATAATATCTTttggcctctctgctgcctccctggCTTGATATGCCGTAAATTAAGGGGATTAACTGCTTTAATGAAAAATACATTTGCCCAGATTCATGGGAGCGGCAAAAGTCCACACTGTCCCATGTATGGAGAAGGATTtgttttttcatttttcctaAGCCACAATACATCTCAACATGCAGGACTCTGTTTAAAGAGAAGAATGAGATGATGGAAAACGATAATACAGACTATCAGAATGGGAAAAATCAGACAACCAGAATAGAGCAAAAAATTCACACCCACCTACACAGCCAAACAGGTCACAAGGGTATGCACAAAATTAAACACAGTCCTCTTGTAATTACTGATGACCTGATTGCCCATCTTTTGTTTTAACCATCTGCTCCTCTTCCACTATTCTGCCAAGTTCTTCCTTTGGATCTGGGATATCTTGATCTAAATGTGATGGTGCGCAACAACTGATCCCTCTCTCAACTTTCCCAGCAGCAGGaaacaggggtgggtggggtggggggaattcctCATCCTGGCATCTCCTAGCCCAAGGAAAGCAACAGCAATTCATCTCCTGCTGTATCTTCCCATACAACTGTATCTGCTGCTCAGTTCACACAACTGGTACGTCATGACTCTGATTAAACTTTTTCCAGACATTTCATGCTTTCATCTGGCCTGTGGCCACTAATTCTGATAGTTCACCTACCTCTGAAACATTTATTTGGATGGAAGCGTGGTCATTAGCACAGATTATCCGGTTGCTAGCAGagctgagggggaaaaaagacacCAGAAGAATAAATAAAAAGGCGCAGGTCTAGGGAAACAAGCCCCCCCACAACAATGACAAGGTGGTCCAGGAGATCCTGCCAAgggcacacgctcccaggacacATCTGTTTTGAGAACACTGCATGGCACACTTACACAAACCTTGCGCCTCTCGCACATATCCTTGACACAAACTCCACCCACATGACAATATTATACGTCTCACATAAAAATGCTGCTTACTATGTTGATTTGGGCTCTCTGGTGGATTTTAACTAATTCATTCGTTTAATAACCTGTGTGGCATCAGCTATTTTATAAGAAGGAAAggcaagaaattttttaaaatttagaaacATGAAGGTACCATTGAGGTCCTCACAGCTGTGGGTGTCTCACTGGATTACTTAGTATAAGATCCTTGTA of the Eublepharis macularius isolate TG4126 chromosome 5, MPM_Emac_v1.0, whole genome shotgun sequence genome contains:
- the RPS21 gene encoding 40S ribosomal protein S21, giving the protein MQNDAGEFVDLYVPRKCSASNRIICANDHASIQINVSEVDKVTGRVNGQCKTYAICGAIRRMGESDDSILRLAKNDGIVSKNF